From the Lolium rigidum isolate FL_2022 chromosome 2, APGP_CSIRO_Lrig_0.1, whole genome shotgun sequence genome, one window contains:
- the LOC124693096 gene encoding formin-like protein 16, whose protein sequence is MSPSPLLLLIAAAAAAAVLLCPLAAAQSPRNVQTRFPSTRTPAIDLPPIAPPSPSPAGATPTPTQPAASSSSSSTKRSDIAVAVVSTALSSFALCGLAFFIFLRRGKKKDLTNPAAARYHDGAFPGKLPERAPKQPPRGGMVDENGLDAIYWREYEKESTAGGGRGMRPAGSSGGRPPQPPSSSTRQQQQPQGSHSPAPSPPRPLRKGRVDHEPLIPRGSLDSASELYNDAPGASASSSSSTFSVEYYARKPPPAPMAMAAVPRPSPPPPAPPAPPTASASLAAPPGRASPPPPPPPPIPSTSPPPPPPKGPPPPPAPRGPPPPPPPGGKKGGPPPPGPPPPPGGKKGGPPPPPAWASSRPPAAPGGSTAQEDQFAKLKPLHWDKVNVAATDHSMVWDKLTAGSFNLDEGTIEALFGAGAANNRKTKSADSKDASSSLGRANSEEKIFLIDARKSHNISIILKSLTVGRDEIIDALRDGHTELTTDVLEKLSRISITKEEEATILKFSGNADRLAPAEAFLLRLLLDVPSPFARVDALLFKINYSSEVAQLKRSLQTLEMASQELRTKGLFLKLLEAVLKAGNRMNAGTARGNAQAFNLAALRKLNDVKSTDGATTLLHFVIEEVVRAEGKRLAVNRNYTIRRSGSLAKSSTDGGISASGSTVQGPSREDRQNEYLNLGLPVVGGLSSEFTNVKKAATVDYDSVVNECSVLGSRLTNIKRLLETCGDDGFSRGLRGFVKAAEEELKALTGEQEKVLDLVQKTTEYYHTGATKDRNAHPLQLFVIVRDFLGMVDQACVDIKRRLQQQKKPPVSSSQPPSQPATAAAAAPATKGPADVAKGAADGAAAPSQKPPEEADSRRKRVMPRFPNLPAHFMKDNADSDSSSDEE, encoded by the exons ATgtctccctcccctctcctcctcctcatcgccgcggcggccgccgccgccgtcctcctctgccccctcgccgccgcgcaGTCGCCGCGCAACGTCCAGACCCGCTTCCCCTCCACCCGCACCCCCGCCATCGACCTCCCGCCGATCGCCCCCCCGTCTCCGTCCCCCGCGGGCGCGACCCCCACCCCCACGcagcccgccgcctcctcctcctcctcctccaccaagcGCAGCgacatcgccgtcgccgtcgtcagcACGGCGCTCAGCAGCTTCGCGCTCTGCGGCCTCgccttcttcatcttcctccgccGCGGCAAGAAGAAGGACCTCACCAACCCCGCCGCCGCCAGGTACCACGACGGCGCCTTCCCCGGCAAGCTCCCGGAGCGCGCGCCCAAGCAGCCGCCGCGGGGCGGCATGGTGGACGAGAACGGCCTCGACGCGATATACTGGCGCGAGTACGAGAAAGAaagcaccgccggcggcggcaggggcatGAGGCCcgcgggcagcagcggcggccgcccgccgcagccgccgtcATCGTCTAcccgccagcagcagcagc CGCAGGGGTCGCACTCCCCGGCGCCGTCCCCGCCGCGGCCGCTGCGGAAGGGCAGGGTGGACCACGAGCCGCTCATACCGCGGGGCTccctcgactccgcctccgaGCTCTACAACGACGCGCCGGGCGCCAgcgccagctcctccagctccaCCTTCTCCGTCGAGTACTACGCGCGCAAGCCGCCCCCGGCGCCCATGGCCATGGCCGCCGTCCCCCGcccgtccccgccgccgccagcccctcccgcgccgccgacCGCATCCGCATCCCTAGCCGCCCCGCCGGGGAGAGCaagcccgccaccgccgccgccgccaccaatcccctcCACGTCGCCACCCCCACCGCCCCCCaagggcccgccgccgccgccagcgcccagaggccctcctccgccgccgcccccaggcGGAAAGAAGGGAGGCCCGCCGCCGCctggtccgccgccgccgcccggaggGAAGAAGGGaggcccgcctccgccgcccgcctgggcgtcctccaggccgccggcggcgccgggcgGGTCGACCGCCCAAGAGGACCAGTTCGCCAAGCTCAAGCCGCTGCACTGGGACAAGGTCAACGTGGCGGCCACCGACCACTCCATGGTCTGGGACAAGCTCACCGCCGGATCATTCAA CTTGGACGAAGGCACCATCGAGGCGCTGTTCGGCGCCGGGGCGGCCAACAACCGCAAGACGAAATCCGCGGACTCCAAGGACGCCTCAAGCAGTCTGGGGCGCGCCAACTCGGAGGAGAAGATATTCCTGATCGACGCGCGCAAGTCGCACAACATCTCCATCATCCTCAAGTCCCTCACCGTGGGGCGGGACGAGATCATCGACGCCCTCCGCGACGGCCACACCGAGCTCACCACGGACGTCCTCGAGAAGCTGTCCCGCATCAGCATCaccaaggaggaggaggccaccatCCTCAAGTTCTCCGGGAACGCCGACAGGCTTGCACCCGCGGAGGCCTTCCTTCTTCGGCTCCTCCTCGACGTGCCCAGCCCGTTTGCCCGTGTCGACGCGCTGCTGTTCAAGATAAACTACAGTTCGGAGGTCGCTCAGCTCAAGCGATCGCTCCAGACGTTGGAGATGGCGAGCCAGGAACTGAGGACGAAGGGGCTCTTCCTTAAGCTGCTCGAGGCGGTGCTCAAGGCAGGGAACCGGATGAACGCCGGCACGGCACGGGGGAATGCGCAGGCATTCAACCTCGCGGCGCTGCGCAAGCTCAATGACGTGAAGAGCACCGACGGAGCCACCACGCTGCTCCACTTCGTCATCGAGGAGGTTGTGCGTGCGGAGGGGAAACGCCTCGCTGTCAACCGCAACTACACTATCCGCCGCTCTGGCAGCCTCGCGAAGTCGAGCACCGACGGTGGCATTTCAGCGTCAGGCTCCACGGTCCAGGGGCCTTCGCGCGAGGACAGGCAGAACGAATACCTGAACCTAGGATTGCCGGTTGTTGGAGGCCTCAGCAGCGAGTTCACCAACGTGAAGAAGGCTGCGACTGTGGACTACGATTCGGTTGTCAACGAGTGCTCAGTCTTAGGCAGCCGACTAACAAATATCAAGAGGCTCCTGGAGACCTGTGGGGATGATGGATTCTCAAGAGGGCTGAGAGGGTTTGTCAAGGCTGCAGAAGAAGAGCTGAAGGCGCTAACTGGAGAGCAGGAGAAAGTGCTTGATCTGGTTCAGAAGACAACCGAGTACTACCATACAGGCGCTACCAAGGACAGGAACGCGCATCCTCTCCAGTTGTTCGTCATAGTGAGGGACTTCTTGGGGATGGTGGATCAGGCATGTGTGGACATCAAGAGAA